Proteins encoded in a region of the Paenibacillus pedocola genome:
- a CDS encoding aldose 1-epimerase — translation MSITAYEGHYEGEAAVWLKAGRYEAAILPGIGGNLICFRDTENGYRFLHEPGAEEMEGFKANPGIHGIPVLFPPNRYEDGEFPWNGQTYRFPVNETATGNHLHGFLHTAAWEVEEFGSGRSESFVTVAIKVDENHPSYQYLPFKYTIKLRYTLGEGGLSQQLLVHNDGEELMPCLLAFHTAINAPFAPGSTAQDYLVKLTIGERWNLNNRMLPTGTFQELTAEEIALRNQGVNPFYAAMDNHYTAVAQNGRNRMELTDSKAGVTLVYDVGTSYKQWMIWNNGATEGFFCPEPQINLVNAPKVDLPADEIGLFGLEPGEYWEETSRLYVK, via the coding sequence ATGTCAATTACTGCATATGAAGGACATTATGAGGGAGAAGCTGCAGTCTGGCTGAAGGCCGGACGTTATGAGGCGGCAATCCTGCCGGGGATCGGGGGGAACCTGATCTGTTTCCGCGATACCGAAAACGGTTACCGTTTCCTGCATGAGCCAGGAGCGGAAGAGATGGAAGGGTTCAAGGCTAATCCGGGAATTCACGGGATACCAGTACTGTTTCCTCCAAACCGCTATGAAGACGGCGAGTTCCCCTGGAATGGACAAACCTACCGGTTCCCGGTGAATGAGACAGCAACAGGCAACCATCTGCATGGCTTTTTACATACAGCTGCGTGGGAAGTTGAGGAATTCGGCAGCGGTAGAAGTGAAAGCTTCGTCACTGTAGCGATCAAAGTGGATGAGAATCACCCGTCCTATCAATACCTGCCGTTTAAATATACCATCAAGCTGCGCTATACACTTGGTGAAGGCGGCTTGTCCCAACAGCTGCTGGTGCATAATGACGGTGAAGAACTGATGCCTTGCCTGCTGGCGTTCCATACGGCAATCAATGCACCGTTCGCGCCGGGAAGCACCGCTCAGGATTACCTTGTGAAGCTGACCATCGGCGAACGCTGGAACCTCAACAATCGCATGCTGCCAACGGGTACCTTCCAGGAGCTGACCGCTGAAGAGATCGCTTTGCGTAATCAAGGCGTGAATCCGTTCTATGCGGCAATGGACAACCATTATACTGCAGTAGCGCAGAATGGCCGTAACCGTATGGAGCTTACCGACAGCAAGGCCGGTGTAACTCTGGTCTATGATGTCGGAACTTCGTACAAGCAGTGGATGATCTGGAACAATGGGGCGACCGAAGGCTTCTTCTGCCCTGAGCCGCAGATTAACCTGGTCAATGCACCGAAGGTGGACCTTCCAGCTGATGAAATCGGTTTGTTCGGCCTTGAGCCAGGTGAATACTGGGAAGAAACCAGCCGTCTGTATGTAAAATAG